One genomic region from Rothia dentocariosa ATCC 17931 encodes:
- the dusB gene encoding tRNA dihydrouridine synthase DusB, with the protein MNSEASHLKLPPLKLGKLTVETPVVLAPMAGVTNKAFRRLCREYGGGLYVTEMVTARALVERKPESMRIIEHDADEQIRSIQIYGVDAVNVGKAIRLVVEEDRADHIDLNFGCPAPKVTKRGGGAALPWKTDLFTAIVHTAVKEASRNDIPLTIKMRKGIDDDHITFLESAKIARDAGVAAIALHGRTAAQHYSGTADWDSIAQLREAISDVPILGNGDIFAAEDAVRMVEQTGVDGVVIGRGCQGRPWLFGDLQNAFEGSTERIRPTLSEVAAMIYRHAELLVETFADEYKGLREIRKHVAWYFKGYPVGGELRAKMATVPDLATFRELLGQLDHSIGYPGAAVEGSRGRAGSPKKPHLPDGWLNSRILGDAERLGLVEAELDISGG; encoded by the coding sequence GTGAATTCTGAAGCCTCCCACCTGAAATTACCGCCGCTGAAACTCGGTAAACTGACCGTTGAAACGCCTGTAGTGCTCGCCCCGATGGCGGGTGTGACGAATAAGGCGTTCCGTCGTCTGTGCCGCGAGTACGGCGGTGGATTATATGTGACCGAGATGGTGACGGCGCGCGCCCTCGTGGAACGCAAACCCGAGTCGATGCGTATTATCGAACACGATGCGGATGAGCAGATTCGCTCCATCCAGATTTACGGGGTAGACGCGGTTAACGTGGGTAAGGCTATTCGGCTGGTCGTGGAGGAAGACCGTGCGGATCATATCGACTTGAACTTTGGGTGCCCGGCGCCGAAAGTCACAAAACGCGGCGGCGGCGCGGCGCTTCCGTGGAAAACCGATCTCTTCACCGCGATTGTGCACACGGCGGTCAAAGAAGCATCGCGCAACGATATTCCCCTGACCATCAAGATGCGTAAAGGCATCGATGATGACCACATCACATTCCTTGAATCCGCTAAGATCGCCCGGGATGCGGGAGTCGCCGCCATAGCCCTGCACGGGCGCACCGCTGCCCAGCACTATTCGGGAACAGCGGATTGGGACTCCATCGCGCAGCTTCGCGAGGCGATTTCAGACGTTCCCATCTTAGGCAACGGCGATATTTTTGCCGCTGAAGATGCCGTGCGTATGGTCGAACAGACCGGTGTGGACGGCGTGGTGATTGGGCGCGGCTGCCAAGGGCGCCCGTGGCTTTTTGGCGATCTGCAGAATGCTTTTGAGGGTAGTACCGAGCGTATCCGACCTACTCTGAGTGAGGTTGCCGCAATGATTTACCGGCATGCCGAGCTGCTTGTTGAGACTTTTGCGGATGAGTACAAGGGACTGCGTGAGATCCGTAAACATGTTGCCTGGTATTTCAAGGGTTACCCGGTGGGCGGCGAGCTGCGTGCCAAGATGGCGACCGTACCTGATTTAGCGACTTTCCGCGAACTGCTGGGGCAGCTTGATCACAGTATCGGGTATCCGGGGGCTGCGGTTGAAGGTTCGCGCGGCCGGGCCGGAAGTCCGAAGAAACCGCATCTGCCGGATGGGTGGCTTAATTCTCGTATTCTAGGGGATGCTGAAAGGCTTGGACTCGTGGAGGCGGAACTCGATATCTCGGGCGGATAA
- a CDS encoding deoxyguanosinetriphosphate triphosphohydrolase: protein MTRIAEEGQERWEWNLPAGYTPDDSERWVPEIHPFRDRTPFERDRARVLHSSALRRLGAKTQVMNPDTDDFVRTRLTHSLEVAQVGREVGGMLGCDPDVVDTACLSHDLGHPPFGHNGERALNKLAAHMGGFEGNAQTLRLLSRLEPKVIAEHDVSAGLNLTRASLDATCKYPWTRTDAPRRADGTQTHKFGVYEDDLPVFEWFREGARDAGVESQRKCLEAQVMDLADDISYSVHDVEDAVFGGHVQLEQLREAKHRQAVFDMTRQWYLPAATDEQLDAALSRLETLNRWVPCMTGSRASLAQFKGLTSKLIGRFAWSAVEATRERYGRNTPLTRYSAELIVPEDTRDEIAVMKGIATAFVMTVRDAQPHYEHQHEILGILVEALYEDSQRANPQYIDSIFRTDYAQLGTHDDDARLRLVIDQVASLTDRSAVALYKRINGTPWMLGEKPLW, encoded by the coding sequence ATGACTCGCATTGCCGAAGAGGGGCAGGAACGTTGGGAATGGAACCTGCCCGCAGGGTACACCCCCGACGATTCGGAACGCTGGGTGCCCGAAATACATCCGTTCCGGGATCGCACCCCCTTTGAACGTGATCGTGCCCGTGTGCTTCACTCCTCAGCGCTGCGGCGTCTAGGCGCTAAAACCCAGGTTATGAACCCGGATACGGACGATTTCGTGCGTACCCGTCTCACTCATTCCCTTGAAGTCGCCCAGGTCGGGCGCGAAGTGGGCGGGATGCTCGGATGCGATCCAGACGTAGTTGATACTGCTTGCCTCTCTCATGACCTGGGGCATCCGCCCTTTGGACATAACGGTGAACGTGCCCTGAACAAGCTCGCCGCCCATATGGGCGGGTTCGAGGGCAACGCCCAAACCCTTAGGCTGCTCAGCCGCCTTGAACCGAAAGTGATCGCCGAACATGACGTATCTGCGGGTCTGAACCTGACACGAGCATCCCTGGACGCAACCTGCAAATATCCGTGGACGCGCACAGATGCACCACGTCGCGCAGATGGTACCCAAACCCACAAATTCGGTGTTTACGAGGATGACCTGCCGGTCTTTGAATGGTTCCGCGAGGGCGCGCGTGATGCCGGGGTAGAGTCCCAGCGCAAATGCCTGGAAGCGCAGGTTATGGACCTTGCCGACGATATTTCATACTCGGTGCACGACGTTGAAGATGCAGTCTTCGGCGGGCACGTGCAGTTAGAACAGCTGCGTGAGGCGAAGCATCGGCAAGCCGTCTTCGACATGACCCGCCAATGGTATCTGCCAGCCGCTACTGACGAACAGCTGGATGCGGCACTCAGCCGGTTAGAGACCCTGAACCGGTGGGTTCCGTGCATGACCGGTTCGCGCGCCTCCCTAGCCCAGTTCAAGGGACTCACCAGTAAACTCATCGGTCGTTTCGCCTGGAGCGCTGTGGAAGCAACCCGTGAACGTTATGGGCGAAACACCCCGCTAACCCGCTACAGCGCCGAACTGATCGTACCGGAAGATACCCGAGACGAAATCGCCGTCATGAAGGGGATCGCAACAGCATTCGTTATGACGGTTCGTGACGCCCAACCCCACTACGAACACCAGCACGAAATACTGGGTATTCTAGTTGAAGCGCTCTACGAAGATTCCCAGCGCGCAAACCCGCAGTATATCGACAGCATCTTCAGAACGGACTACGCGCAGCTGGGGACTCATGACGACGATGCACGCCTGCGCCTTGTCATTGATCAAGTGGCATCCCTAACCGACAGGTCGGCGGTTGCGCTCTATAAACGCATTAACGGAACCCCCTGGATGCTGGGGGAGAAGCCCTTGTGGTAG
- a CDS encoding MerR family transcriptional regulator — MDANTTPDGGQHEYTVGEAASLHGLTVRTLHHWEQRGLISPAHDELNGYRYYSDADLERITVIMGYRAIGMSLKAIRSVLQDEANSTEHLLAQRDMLQRKMAAYERMLTTLDQLLEDAMAPKNEQLTAAEKAEIMGDGFSPAREQEAQERYGHTDDWAEYQRRTAAMSRTDWVKGKQELDAVEQALVEAFTRGVQPGSEEANALAERHRASLFFFEVTPAKHAILARGYVEDARFNEHYEKLAAGLAVWLRDIIYENARAHGLDPENVTWC, encoded by the coding sequence ATGGACGCGAACACTACACCAGATGGCGGGCAGCACGAGTACACCGTGGGAGAGGCCGCATCCCTGCACGGGCTGACCGTGCGCACGCTTCACCACTGGGAACAGCGGGGTCTGATCAGCCCCGCGCACGATGAGCTCAACGGATACCGCTACTACAGTGATGCCGATCTTGAGCGCATCACCGTCATTATGGGGTATCGCGCCATTGGCATGAGCCTTAAAGCCATTCGCAGCGTACTGCAGGACGAAGCAAACAGCACCGAGCATCTACTCGCCCAGCGAGATATGCTCCAGCGCAAAATGGCCGCCTATGAGCGCATGCTAACAACACTAGATCAACTTTTGGAGGATGCAATGGCACCTAAGAACGAACAGCTCACCGCTGCAGAAAAAGCAGAAATTATGGGAGACGGGTTCAGCCCCGCACGTGAGCAAGAAGCGCAGGAACGTTACGGGCACACCGACGATTGGGCTGAATACCAACGCCGTACTGCGGCCATGAGCCGCACCGACTGGGTGAAGGGCAAGCAGGAGCTTGACGCAGTTGAGCAAGCCCTCGTCGAGGCTTTCACTCGTGGCGTGCAGCCGGGCAGTGAGGAAGCGAATGCGCTTGCCGAGCGGCACCGCGCCTCACTTTTCTTCTTCGAGGTAACCCCCGCCAAGCACGCAATTCTGGCACGCGGTTATGTTGAGGACGCCCGTTTCAACGAGCACTACGAGAAGCTCGCTGCGGGACTGGCTGTCTGGTTACGGGACATCATCTACGAGAATGCCCGCGCCCACGGCCTTGACCCCGAGAATGTGACCTG
- a CDS encoding GNAT family N-acetyltransferase: protein MQNLADTYNSENPILAVKPAHPVEERHPMNTYEFRPWREGDDLELLQVWGDPRSEQEAQQRASFGEASDAPFSRTLVVTDSGVPIAAGVVTASLLHPQRLWTYLEVAEGHRRAGLGTELLDRLREIAAENGQVPNLRVKLAPFSTGEEFAQAKGMKMIQRSRLVHIDAGAIPPVPLREDENGKPTQAIEDLATGSVELTSKLWEFYRDSHDWDVPAEVGLGTVNRYFLSDEARAFGALVLRDNIQQAEKEGKKGEIIAFAVSYHPFETDPAAALVDENTATEVLLGYDMQNEGAVEAIMQLLSLLTAQYPVLVEVDDSMTALVEVTDALLRAGIASVEGDPTYIYASDYPGAAS from the coding sequence GTGCAGAACCTAGCCGATACGTACAATAGTGAGAACCCTATCCTCGCGGTGAAACCCGCGCACCCTGTGGAAGAAAGGCATCCCATGAACACCTACGAATTTCGTCCATGGCGCGAAGGCGACGATTTAGAACTTCTGCAGGTGTGGGGAGATCCGCGAAGCGAGCAGGAGGCGCAGCAGCGCGCATCGTTCGGAGAGGCCTCGGACGCACCTTTTAGCCGGACCCTTGTGGTCACCGACTCGGGTGTGCCTATCGCCGCTGGTGTGGTGACCGCGTCACTTCTGCATCCACAACGCCTGTGGACCTATCTTGAGGTTGCCGAAGGGCACCGCCGCGCCGGGTTAGGTACCGAGCTTTTAGACCGGCTGCGTGAGATCGCCGCCGAAAACGGGCAGGTTCCGAACCTCCGCGTGAAGCTGGCACCATTTAGCACCGGCGAGGAATTTGCGCAGGCAAAGGGCATGAAAATGATTCAGCGCTCGCGTTTGGTTCATATTGATGCAGGCGCGATTCCGCCGGTGCCCCTGCGTGAGGATGAGAACGGCAAACCCACCCAGGCAATTGAGGATTTGGCGACCGGCTCGGTTGAGTTGACCTCAAAACTCTGGGAGTTCTACCGCGATTCACACGATTGGGATGTTCCCGCCGAGGTCGGGTTAGGGACCGTAAACCGGTATTTCCTCTCGGACGAGGCACGCGCCTTCGGGGCGTTGGTACTGCGCGATAACATTCAGCAGGCTGAGAAAGAGGGGAAGAAAGGCGAAATCATTGCCTTTGCGGTGAGTTATCACCCCTTTGAGACTGACCCCGCCGCCGCGCTGGTCGATGAGAATACCGCGACTGAGGTTTTGCTCGGATATGACATGCAGAACGAAGGCGCGGTCGAGGCTATTATGCAGCTTCTTTCGCTATTGACGGCGCAGTACCCGGTGTTGGTTGAGGTAGACGACTCGATGACCGCTCTCGTAGAGGTAACCGATGCTCTTCTGCGTGCCGGAATCGCGAGCGTGGAAGGCGACCCAACCTACATTTACGCAAGCGATTATCCGGGTGCCGCTTCCTAA
- a CDS encoding RNA-binding S4 domain-containing protein, whose translation MAPSRRYTGDMEKIYIRDEMIRLGQFLKLANLVEDGAQAREVIQHGLVKVNGQIEEARGKQLHPGDTVSFNGVSVQVAQD comes from the coding sequence ATGGCGCCCTCCCGCCGATACACTGGTGACATGGAGAAAATCTATATTCGTGACGAAATGATTCGTCTGGGACAGTTTTTGAAGCTGGCTAATCTGGTCGAAGACGGTGCGCAGGCACGCGAAGTAATCCAGCATGGGCTGGTAAAGGTCAATGGGCAGATTGAGGAGGCGCGGGGCAAACAGCTGCATCCGGGCGATACGGTGAGCTTCAACGGGGTAAGTGTGCAGGTGGCTCAGGACTAG
- a CDS encoding glycine--tRNA ligase, translated as MAEKSTLDNVIALAKRRGFVFQAGEIYGGSRSAWDYGPLGVELKENIRQQWWQRFVRSRADMVGLDSSVILPRPVWEASGHVATFMDPLVECLSCHRRQRQDHLIEAFEAKKGRAPENMGEVVCPNCGTRGEWTEPQNFSGLLKTYLGPVDNEEGLHFLRPETAQGIFVNFNNVVTAARKRPPFGIGQIGKAFRNEITPGNFIFRTREFEQMEIEYFVHPDEADKHFNAWVEDCWNWFVDLGINPENMRRFDVPEDDRAHYSAGTIDIEYRFGFQGGEWGELMGVANRTDYDLGVHNEHSNAKLEYFDQASGERYVPYVIEPSFGLTRSMMAFLVDAYVEDEAPNTKGGVDKRVVLKLDPRLAPVKAAVLPLSKKPELSEPAHKLAADLCGAWNIDYDEAGAIGRRYRRQDEIGTPFCITVDFDTLEDQAVTIRERDTMSQERVALDQVKAYLAARLAI; from the coding sequence ATGGCAGAAAAGTCCACTCTCGATAACGTTATTGCGCTCGCTAAGCGCCGCGGCTTCGTCTTCCAGGCGGGTGAAATCTACGGCGGTTCCCGCTCCGCATGGGATTACGGTCCCCTCGGCGTGGAGCTGAAAGAAAATATCCGTCAGCAGTGGTGGCAGCGTTTCGTGCGTTCACGCGCGGATATGGTTGGGCTGGACTCTTCGGTAATCCTGCCTCGTCCGGTGTGGGAAGCATCCGGGCACGTGGCAACCTTTATGGATCCGCTGGTGGAATGCCTCTCGTGCCACAGGCGCCAGCGCCAAGACCACCTGATTGAGGCTTTCGAAGCTAAAAAGGGGCGTGCACCTGAAAATATGGGTGAGGTTGTCTGCCCGAACTGCGGCACCCGCGGCGAATGGACCGAGCCGCAGAACTTTTCGGGCCTGTTGAAAACCTACCTGGGTCCTGTCGATAACGAGGAAGGGCTGCACTTTCTGCGCCCCGAAACCGCGCAGGGCATCTTCGTAAACTTCAACAACGTGGTAACCGCGGCCCGTAAACGTCCGCCCTTCGGTATCGGGCAGATCGGTAAGGCGTTCCGTAACGAGATCACCCCCGGCAACTTCATCTTCCGCACCCGCGAATTCGAGCAGATGGAAATCGAATACTTCGTTCACCCCGATGAAGCAGATAAGCACTTCAACGCATGGGTTGAAGACTGCTGGAATTGGTTTGTCGACCTGGGTATTAACCCCGAGAACATGCGCCGGTTCGATGTTCCTGAGGACGACCGTGCGCACTACTCGGCGGGCACCATCGACATTGAGTACCGTTTTGGTTTCCAAGGCGGCGAATGGGGCGAACTCATGGGTGTGGCAAACCGCACCGATTATGACCTGGGCGTGCACAATGAACACTCGAACGCGAAGCTTGAATACTTTGACCAGGCCAGCGGCGAACGTTACGTGCCCTACGTTATCGAGCCTTCCTTTGGCCTGACACGCTCCATGATGGCGTTCCTCGTCGATGCTTACGTTGAGGATGAAGCCCCGAACACTAAGGGTGGCGTTGATAAGCGCGTGGTTCTTAAACTCGATCCGCGCCTGGCGCCTGTGAAGGCTGCCGTTCTGCCCCTGTCGAAGAAGCCCGAGCTCTCCGAGCCCGCCCACAAGTTGGCAGCCGATCTGTGCGGTGCCTGGAATATCGACTATGACGAGGCGGGGGCTATCGGTCGCCGTTATCGCCGCCAAGACGAAATCGGCACCCCGTTCTGCATTACCGTAGACTTCGATACTTTGGAGGATCAGGCGGTCACCATCCGTGAGCGTGACACCATGAGCCAGGAGCGCGTGGCACTCGATCAGGTGAAGGCATACTTGGCGGCGCGTCTGGCTATATAG
- a CDS encoding phage holin family protein, translating into MTTNTNPQGIRAGIAGIKSSIAGLFDAAKVLKTLGINQVKDEVQIAKHELKTKGVALGKGAAFLAVAAVFACFMVIAIIGLLIFLLGQLVPLWASALIWAGVFLIILAILGLIGYKKVKAQLPFAPESAIFGVLFDLGVLREGSAMTASRLKQEQAERAARKQAEREAAAEKARQEAEERKARGEEEPKPLTIEQIQQRTKERRAHLAALRDDMQKYAQNAQSFTQSTVDSAKTGVQNAPSSAATVGRNMVSNASKPEVVKARWKSFAALGASLSAVVLFLRKIVRR; encoded by the coding sequence ATGACCACAAACACTAATCCCCAAGGCATACGAGCAGGCATTGCAGGGATTAAGTCAAGTATCGCGGGTCTCTTTGATGCCGCTAAGGTACTTAAAACCCTAGGTATTAACCAGGTCAAAGACGAAGTCCAGATTGCAAAGCACGAGCTTAAGACCAAAGGCGTCGCTCTTGGCAAAGGTGCAGCCTTCCTCGCCGTCGCAGCTGTTTTTGCGTGCTTCATGGTCATCGCTATTATCGGTCTGCTTATCTTCCTCCTTGGACAGCTTGTACCTTTATGGGCCTCGGCGCTGATTTGGGCAGGCGTCTTCCTCATTATTCTCGCCATTTTAGGGCTTATCGGATATAAAAAGGTTAAAGCCCAGCTGCCCTTTGCTCCCGAATCGGCAATCTTCGGCGTTCTCTTCGATCTCGGTGTGCTTCGTGAGGGCAGCGCAATGACAGCCTCCCGTTTGAAACAAGAGCAGGCTGAACGTGCAGCGCGCAAGCAGGCAGAGCGTGAGGCCGCTGCAGAGAAGGCACGCCAAGAAGCTGAGGAGCGTAAGGCACGCGGCGAAGAAGAACCCAAGCCGCTCACCATTGAGCAGATTCAGCAGCGCACTAAAGAACGTCGCGCACACCTTGCAGCTTTGCGCGATGATATGCAGAAGTACGCACAGAATGCTCAATCCTTCACCCAATCAACCGTAGACTCCGCAAAGACCGGTGTGCAGAACGCGCCCAGCAGCGCGGCTACCGTTGGGCGCAACATGGTCAGCAATGCATCCAAGCCTGAGGTTGTTAAGGCTCGGTGGAAGTCCTTCGCAGCTCTGGGCGCATCGCTCTCTGCAGTCGTACTCTTCCTCCGAAAGATTGTGCGACGCTAA
- the dnaG gene encoding DNA primase encodes MAGLIRKEDIDEVRARTDIREIVEGYVTLKGAGIGAYKGLCPFHDERTPSFNVRPQMGTYHCFGCGESGDVYSFVMAMEHTGFTETVERLAARIGYTLHYEGGNPRDRYEASLRRRLLDAHKIAAEFFERSLYSANAGEAQRFLGARGFDPAATKTFGVGYAPRGWDNLLKHLRSQGFTDEELRATGMFSEGNRGLYDRFRGRIIWPIRTIAGETIGFGARRLFDDDQGPKYLNTPETPLYKKSQVLYGIDLAKREMTKTKQVVIVEGYTDVMAAHLAGIKTAVATCGTAFGAGHIKVVRRMITDDGSGGEIIFTFDGDAAGQKAALAAFEEDQRFVAQTYVAVAQEGMDPCDLRLHRGDAAVRSLIASRRPLFEFVIDTTLKRFDLTTLEGRVLAMRAIAPIIAGIRDRDLRPAYMRKVSGQLGMELEEIQRAVAYAQRHPQQKKRYEPVAQQAQTPRYEQVSGYGQQVPQNYSAQPWNASAGNPAYQPEGSVNPGNTMPDTHSDTSVANTAGGEPILAPDPADPVARLEKAALEIALQHPHLMSVSQWQEFARVEFRYRMHREISRGIIHAASTVAPAAGVEWLNVVRSGTIAEVHPAIAELSVAALPIAHEEHLPRFIEGTLNSLFIHQITRQKSDLMMRLEQLSSASDGEEYAHVQRELLELEMRRRTLTKN; translated from the coding sequence ATGGCTGGACTAATCCGCAAAGAAGACATTGATGAAGTACGCGCCCGTACCGACATCCGCGAAATCGTTGAGGGATACGTAACCCTCAAAGGTGCAGGTATCGGCGCGTACAAAGGGCTGTGCCCGTTCCACGACGAACGCACGCCCTCCTTCAACGTGCGCCCGCAAATGGGCACCTACCACTGCTTCGGATGCGGCGAATCCGGTGACGTCTACTCCTTCGTCATGGCGATGGAACACACCGGGTTTACCGAAACCGTTGAACGCTTAGCGGCGCGTATCGGCTACACCCTGCACTATGAAGGCGGAAACCCGCGAGACAGGTACGAAGCAAGCCTGCGCCGCCGACTTCTCGACGCACACAAAATCGCCGCAGAATTCTTTGAACGCAGCCTCTACTCAGCGAACGCAGGGGAAGCACAACGCTTTCTCGGCGCTCGCGGGTTCGACCCAGCCGCCACCAAAACCTTCGGGGTCGGATACGCCCCCCGCGGCTGGGACAATCTGCTCAAACATCTGCGTTCCCAAGGATTTACCGACGAGGAACTGCGCGCTACCGGTATGTTCTCTGAAGGGAACCGCGGCCTCTACGACCGTTTTCGTGGGCGCATCATCTGGCCCATCCGCACCATAGCGGGCGAAACCATCGGATTCGGTGCACGCCGTCTCTTCGACGACGACCAAGGCCCCAAATACCTCAACACCCCCGAAACGCCGCTATACAAAAAATCGCAAGTGCTCTACGGCATCGACCTTGCCAAACGTGAGATGACCAAAACCAAACAGGTCGTCATCGTCGAGGGCTATACCGATGTTATGGCGGCACATCTGGCAGGCATTAAAACCGCCGTAGCAACCTGCGGCACCGCCTTCGGTGCAGGGCACATCAAAGTGGTACGCCGCATGATCACCGATGACGGTTCCGGCGGAGAAATTATCTTTACCTTCGATGGCGACGCTGCGGGGCAGAAAGCCGCGCTCGCAGCGTTTGAAGAGGATCAGCGTTTCGTGGCACAAACATATGTGGCGGTCGCCCAAGAAGGTATGGATCCGTGCGACCTTCGCTTGCACAGGGGTGATGCGGCGGTACGATCCCTTATCGCCTCTCGCCGTCCGCTCTTCGAATTTGTCATCGACACAACCCTCAAACGCTTCGACCTGACCACCCTAGAGGGGCGTGTGCTGGCGATGCGTGCCATCGCGCCCATTATCGCCGGAATCAGGGACCGCGACCTGCGCCCGGCCTATATGCGTAAAGTCTCTGGACAGCTCGGTATGGAACTTGAGGAAATACAGCGTGCAGTTGCCTACGCCCAGCGCCACCCGCAGCAGAAAAAGCGTTACGAACCGGTGGCTCAGCAGGCCCAAACGCCCCGGTACGAGCAGGTATCTGGATACGGTCAGCAGGTTCCGCAGAACTACTCAGCTCAGCCGTGGAACGCATCTGCTGGAAACCCTGCGTATCAGCCAGAAGGATCCGTGAACCCCGGAAATACTATGCCAGACACTCACAGTGATACTAGCGTGGCAAATACCGCCGGGGGAGAGCCAATACTCGCCCCCGATCCCGCCGACCCCGTGGCGCGTTTGGAAAAGGCCGCGCTCGAAATCGCCCTGCAGCATCCTCACTTGATGAGCGTATCCCAGTGGCAGGAATTCGCCCGCGTAGAATTCCGCTACCGTATGCACCGCGAAATTTCTCGCGGCATCATACACGCGGCCTCCACGGTAGCGCCCGCTGCCGGGGTTGAGTGGCTCAACGTAGTGCGTTCCGGTACTATCGCCGAGGTACACCCCGCGATCGCCGAACTGAGTGTAGCGGCGCTGCCCATAGCCCACGAAGAGCACCTCCCCAGGTTTATTGAGGGTACTCTCAACAGCCTCTTTATCCACCAGATCACCCGACAGAAATCCGACCTCATGATGCGCCTGGAGCAGCTCAGTTCGGCCTCTGACGGTGAAGAGTATGCGCACGTGCAGCGAGAGCTTTTAGAGCTTGAAATGCGCCGCAGAACACTCACAAAAAACTAG
- a CDS encoding alpha/beta hydrolase, with protein sequence MSENTYIVEYSRPEDERAGTHLVLLLHGYGSHEKDLLSLAEHLPQEGVTYAGMRAPQPVGTQFSADTTGAHIPAEAIGYQWYPLDQQLNADVRTIEQASDYVLEWVEQQESHYASVALVGFSQGMAVATSMVRHRPGKFAALVGLSGYAVESDSPYFKDDELKATELPVFFGRDQEDPIIPQPFVDYTYEWIRAYTDGIKVLYAGAGHGVSALEIRHVGEFIDVKVLGNAPRIRDEKVADAAGNAGVSDQGSAD encoded by the coding sequence ATGAGTGAAAATACGTACATTGTCGAATATTCCCGACCCGAGGATGAACGCGCCGGAACCCACTTGGTGCTTCTGCTGCACGGGTACGGTTCGCACGAGAAAGACCTGCTGTCGCTGGCTGAACATCTGCCGCAGGAGGGTGTCACCTATGCTGGGATGCGCGCCCCGCAGCCGGTAGGCACCCAGTTTTCGGCGGACACAACCGGTGCCCACATTCCCGCCGAGGCCATAGGCTACCAGTGGTACCCGCTTGATCAGCAGCTCAACGCGGATGTGCGGACCATAGAACAGGCCAGCGACTACGTGCTGGAGTGGGTCGAACAGCAAGAATCACACTACGCTTCGGTCGCGCTGGTGGGGTTCTCACAAGGCATGGCGGTGGCAACTTCTATGGTGCGGCATCGCCCAGGAAAATTTGCTGCACTGGTGGGGCTCTCCGGGTACGCGGTCGAATCGGACTCTCCTTATTTCAAGGACGACGAGCTCAAAGCCACCGAGCTGCCCGTTTTCTTCGGCAGGGACCAGGAAGACCCTATTATTCCGCAGCCCTTTGTGGATTACACCTACGAGTGGATTCGCGCGTACACCGACGGCATCAAAGTTCTGTATGCGGGTGCCGGGCACGGGGTAAGCGCCCTGGAAATACGGCACGTAGGCGAGTTCATCGACGTGAAGGTGCTGGGAAACGCGCCGCGCATCCGTGACGAGAAGGTTGCGGATGCAGCGGGTAACGCTGGGGTGTCAGATCAAGGGTCAGCCGACTAA